Genomic DNA from Vanrija pseudolonga chromosome 3, complete sequence:
TGCTTCTTGAGCcagtcgacgagctcgggctgCGCGCACTGGATGCTCAGCTCGACCTGGTTGGCGACGGGCTTGATGCGCGCCTCCTTGAGGACCTGGCGCGTGCGGTGGATGTTGAGGTTGGAGACGCCGATCGACTTGACGAGGCcctggtcgacgagcttctcgagctcgcgccagGTGGGGATGACGTTGTCGGACAGcgggacgtcgaggaggttcTTGCCCTCGGGCGACTTCTTGACGTGGTCAAACGTGGGGAGGacgccggcgggcgcgtcgacctGCCAGTTGATCTGGGCGAGTTAGCCGCCTTCTTGCCTTGCCCTCTTCCACGGCGCACTCACGTTCCAGTGGAGGAGGTACAGGTCGAGGTAGTCAACACCCAGGTTcttgagcgtgtcggcaATGGCGAGCGGCACGTGCTccgggtggtggtggagctCGAAGAGCTTGGACGTGATCCAGAGCTCCTCGCGGGGAACGCCAGAGTTGCGgatgccctcgccgacctcagCCTCGTTGCCGTACGCCCACGCGCAGTCAATGTGGCGGTAGCCCGCCTTGatggcgacctcgacggccttggcgacctcgcccttgctgcgggggtgtgagctgagCAAGGGGGAGAGTTATGGTAGACTTACGGAGACTGCCACTGTTGTGTGAACGCCGTGTAGGGGTCAGAtgaggaaggaaggaaggcatCGCGTCAGCTCATGCCCTCGTCAACAGCTCGCTGCCAAGCCAACACCCAccgtgccgaggccgatcGAGGGGATCTTGCGGCCGTCGCTGAGGGTGAAGTGGGTGGGGACGGGCATTTTGGATCTAAGTGCTGTCGACGAGTACTGGCGCAAGAGTCTGACGGGGAGCAGCGGCAGGTTGGGCGATGATGAGTGAGAGAAGGGGAACGTTGCCAGGCGCCCAAGGCCTCTTTTATATGTGGGGGCGGGGTTGTGGGCGGCAGTGGGTCATCCACACGCGGTAAACCGTCTGCCGCTAGGTCAGGCGACTgcgacgaggcaggcaggcactGCGCGGTACACGACGGGCCttcgacggcggcgtggacggcGCGAGACCAGAGGGAGGGGGTGACGCAAATGACATCCTCCTCCCCACGGAGGCGACACGGAGCGAACACGCACCGCGGCCTCCACTGTAACCCCCCGAAAATGCACCGACCGGTCAGTCGGTCCGCGACCGCACCTCGTTCTCGGCCCATTTCCACCCAATGCAAGCCCAGCCGCCAAGAACAGCGAGCGTCTTCTACTTCTTGATGTACAACAGATGACTCTTGTGTCTTCTTGCTACTGTCCTCTTATCCTCATCACTACACGTCCCCCACTGATCCCCAGCGATGTAGGACAACAACAGCACAGCCGTACACCGACTCTctcaacgccgcgccgtgccaaGCGCGACACGGCGTTGGCTAGATCACCGTGTTGTCGCCGTAccgcgccgcaccggccCGCTTCAACTCTGGttgctcgtgctgctgctgctgctgcaaaACACCGACACGACCTTGTCAGCTAGACCACGAAACAGTGGTGTTGCATAATGCGTCACCGAGCGACTTGTCTACACACTCGGCGAAAAAAAATCACGAGACGAACCACAGTCATAGTGACCATGGCTGTACAGCCCTAATGTTACCTCCATCCCATGCCACTAAATCTGCACAGGAaggaccacctccactctCCCAACTCGCCACCtactcctcgtcgctcgactccTCCTCCGAGCTCGACTCCTCGTCATAGCCAgcgtgcgccgcgctgccgcggcCCTCAAACGACTGGAGCTGGGCCTCCATCTTGGCGATGCGgtccgcctcctcctgctcgtTGAGGTGCTTGCGGCCGGGAGCGCCGCCAAAGCCAGACTTGCGCGGCTGCACCTTGTTCTTCTTGCCACGGCCCTTACGGCCACGGCAGACGAGGTTGTACAGCTTGAGCACAGTGGCGTTGGGAAGAGAGTCAATGTCGAGCTCAATCTCCTGGTCCTGTCGGGTGTTAGACACAGCACGAGACACATCTCGTATACACTTACGCCGGATATTTGAGTCGAAGCCTGGATGATCTGGACAGCCTGGCTGAGgatgtcggcctcggcgacctgaaTCTTCTCGGCCAGCTCCTGCTTCTGCATGATCGTGATGCTCTGTAACTCttcctcgctgtcggcgtCTTCGCGGTACGCAGGCGCCTCCTTCTGCTTGCGGGGTTTCTTCGGCGCACTGTGACCGTTGGCGCCGGGCGAGGCtttcgaggtcgtcgagtaCTTGCGCTGTGCCTTGGCAGGCTTGGTCGGCTGCTTACGCTGCTTGGTcttgggcgggcggcgcgcaatCTTGGCCTCAAGGTCGGCAATCTCacggtcgagggcggcacgctcagccttggcctccttcaGTCGCACCGTGTCCTTGTCCTCAGTGTCCGActcttcctcctcgaggacgacgtcctCGCTAGGTTCACGAGGCTCCTGCTTGGGAGGCACGTTGCGGTACTTCTCCTCCCACAGCTGGAGCAGCGCGTTCGCAGAGTTGTGGACAGAGTCACCAGGGGGGTTGAAGGTGGTGGCGTTCGAGACGAGTAGGCGAATGTCGGCGTCAATCTGGGTCACGTCCTCGTAAATGttgtcctcgaggcgcgccttgATGAGCAACAGGTCGATGGGCTTCTTGATAATCTCCTTGTAGACCGGGATGGCGGTGATGATCTCGCTGACGGGGAACAGGAACGGCGAGACAATCTCAAAGTACTTTTGAGACTTCTCAAAGCTGGAGAGCGTCCGCTGAGCCCACTGCAGCTGAGGGTCGTTGCGGCGCTTCGGCTTGCGCTGCGAGCCAGGCTCGTAGCCAAGGTCCTTGGACGGGGGAGGGTGGATCTCGCGCTTGGGACGAGCCGAGTCGGCATCCCGACGGATGGTTGGCGTCTGCGAGATTGACTGTCGGCGGCTGGGAGTGGTCGAGGGGCCAGCAGgcgacgccgaagccgcagggggcgggggctgtGACAGTGTTAGTCATCTCacagtgtgtgtgtgtgaagGCGTCAAGCCACACACTCACAAGGTCAGCTGGGAGCGTCCTCAACGCCTTCTCCCActggtcgtcgagcttgccaGCAGCCTGTGACACGACGTGGTCACGACCGTTGAACTTGCGCGTGTTCTCCCAGATCTGGCGGACGTCCTTTGTGACTTGAGAAACCGAAGCATAGGTACCCTTGGAGGGGTCCCACTTTGCGGCCTTGCTCTTGTCCTTGGGCGGACCACGAGGATCCGAAGCAATGAGCTTGGTCTCGACCAAGCCGAGGTCCATGGGGTAGTCGATGATCTGGGAGTAGTGGGGGATGTTGAATCGCACAACGTCGACGGGCTCGCGGAAGTTGAACGAGTTGTTCGACTTCAGAAGAGAGCGAACGGTCGACAAGAGGTGCTTGTGCTGGCCTTGCGTGAGGGGCGTTGTGGGCCCGGGGTTGCGAGGAGCAGGCTCCACATAGGTCGTCCACGGATAGACGACGGGCGGTGCATTAGGGTCAACGGGGGCAGCCTCGAGGCCGGGCGCTTGGGCGGAATCTCCCAGGTTGACACGTTTTGCGTCTCCAGCAACGAGGTCGTCACCTGAACGCTTCACACCAGCAGGGGCACCGTTCGGTCCTCCATCCTCCTCTCCATCCGCATCAACGTCCATGGCGTTGGGGTTGACTGCTGGGGTTGTCGACGTGGCCGGCGCAGCTGCAGGCGGTGCGGCAGTCGTCGGCTCGGTAGCGGGGATGGGGTCAAAGGTAGTGCCGGCAGGCGTGGGGTAGGCGCCGTCCAAGGGGGGTGTGGAGACCGCGGGTTGTTGGTTCTCCACGGGGGCTGGTGGAGCGGGAGCCTCGACAACAGGAGCCGGAGCCGGTGCCGGAGGCTCTGTGGGTGGAGCGGGCGACACCTGCGCCGGttggtcggcggcggcggtggtgacgacgggggcggtgtcggtggtggtggtagggGTAGGAGTGGGAACAGAAGCAGAAACTTCTGTGACGCCGTTTGCGCCGTTTGGTGCGTTGACCTCTGgttgtgtggtggtggtgttggtggagGA
This window encodes:
- the gld2 gene encoding Glycerol 2-dehydrogenase (NADP(+)): MPVPTHFTLSDGRKIPSIGLGTWQSPKGEVAKAVEVAIKAGYRHIDCAWAYGNEAEVGEGIRNSGVPREELWITSKLFELHHHPEHVPLAIADTLKNLGVDYLDLYLLHWNINWQVDAPAGVLPTFDHVKKSPEGKNLLDVPLSDNVIPTWRELEKLVDQGLVKSIGVSNLNIHRTRQVLKEARIKPVANQVELSIQCAQPELVDWLKKHDILPQGYSPLGGTDGAAIRNNPVIAEIGKKHGVAGSNVLLSWLVKRGINPLPKSVTPSRIEANLKLVDLTDDEFNQVEELAKQTPHNRVCDQSTLYEPFYDIYQENDPRYNDKVQFAQAD
- the BDF1 gene encoding Bromodomain-containing factor 1 — translated: MSAEPALTNPPGEPVAASAPETSAGATSIASEKPLINPLQTATPPPSSTIVEPPRSPNALNPSAAQTAPAQVTQPEPSSTNTTTTQPEVNAPNGANGVTEVSASVPTPTPTTTTDTAPVVTTAAADQPAQVSPAPPTEPPAPAPAPVVEAPAPPAPVENQQPAVSTPPLDGAYPTPAGTTFDPIPATEPTTAAPPAAAPATSTTPAVNPNAMDVDADGEEDGGPNGAPAGVKRSGDDLVAGDAKRVNLGDSAQAPGLEAAPVDPNAPPVVYPWTTYVEPAPRNPGPTTPLTQGQHKHLLSTVRSLLKSNNSFNFREPVDVVRFNIPHYSQIIDYPMDLGLVETKLIASDPRGPPKDKSKAAKWDPSKGTYASVSQVTKDVRQIWENTRKFNGRDHVVSQAAGKLDDQWEKALRTLPADLPPPPAASASPAGPSTTPSRRQSISQTPTIRRDADSARPKREIHPPPSKDLGYEPGSQRKPKRRNDPQLQWAQRTLSSFEKSQKYFEIVSPFLFPVSEIITAIPVYKEIIKKPIDLLLIKARLEDNIYEDVTQIDADIRLLVSNATTFNPPGDSVHNSANALLQLWEEKYRNVPPKQEPREPSEDVVLEEEESDTEDKDTVRLKEAKAERAALDREIADLEAKIARRPPKTKQRKQPTKPAKAQRKYSTTSKASPGANGHSAPKKPRKQKEAPAYREDADSEEELQSITIMQKQELAEKIQVAEADILSQAVQIIQASTQISGDQEIELDIDSLPNATVLKLYNLVCRGRKGRGKKNKVQPRKSGFGGAPGRKHLNEQEEADRIAKMEAQLQSFEGRGSAAHAGYDEESSSEEESSDEE